The Candidatus Zixiibacteriota bacterium DNA window CGATCATACCGACTGAGACAAAAAAGAAACTGGTGAAGACGTCTTTAAAGGGCAGTATCCCATCCAGTGCCTGCAGGCTGTACTCCGATTCGGAGATAATCAATCCCGCCAGAAACGCCCCCAAACTCAATGACAGGCCAGCCTTGGAAGTCAGCCAGGCCACCGCAATAGCAATCAAGGCGATTGAAAGTAAAAACAACTCACGACTGCGGGTACGTGTGACCTGACCTAAAACCGCCGGAACCACGAAACGGGCCAATGCCACCACAAGCACGATCACCCCGACAGCCTTGAGCACGATCATCCAGACCGGTTCCGAGGCGGCCTCGGAAGTACCTGACAAAAACGGTGTCAGAATGATCATAGGTACGATTATAATATCCTGAAAAATCAGAATCGCCAGAGAAGTCCTTCCCGGAGGACTATCGATTTCAGCACGTTCCTGGAGCGTACGTAAAACGATCGCGGTACTGCTCAAGGCCACCAGCATACCATAAAACAACGCTCGAGCCGGTTCGACATCGAACATCCGGGCCACCAGGACAGTCAGCAGGATCGTCAGGATTACCTGAACACTTCCTCCCAGGAGAACAGCTTTCTTGGAACGCAGTAGACTGGTCAACGAGAACTCGATACCGATTGTGAACAGGAGCAGGATAATACCGATTTCGGCCAGAAGTTCCACCTCGTGAACAGAGCTGACGAGGCTCAGGCCGGAAGGTCCGATGATCATCCCGGTCATCAGAAAGCCGACAATCGGAGGAAGTCGCAGGCGGTGAAAAACGAGCAACACAAGCACTGCAACTCCAAATATAACTACGACATCGCGTAAAATTGGAATTTCATGCATTATTTACTTGCCCCGGTAACATAGCTATCCATTTATATCTAAAGTCGTCTCAAATAGCAAATTATAAACACATGATAAACTGAATTCATGAAGAAAAATAGCTAAACCGCGTTCAAAACCTTTGAAAACTGGGAGCGTATGATTAAATTAAGAAGATTTTCGTTGATTTCGATAGATGAAAGGAACATGAAATGCTAAAAGACCTTCTAATACTCATAACACTAATGATTTTTATGACAATTTCCATTAACGACAACGCACAGGCTCAAATCAAACTGGCCGAATTGAAGCCAGACCAGAACCTCCACGGCTTTAAGCTGGATTGCCTGTATGAGAACGGCGCCGGCAAGGTCATGGGTGCCCGTTTTATTTCAGAGAAGCATGGCTTCATAGTTGACCTGATGCAGATCCAGTCGGTTCCGCAGGGATTTTTCTGGGTTAAAACCCCTCCCGCAACTGATATGGGCGAGTCTCACACCTGCGAACACCTGCTTCTGGGAAAAGGCTCAGTCGGCCGCTATGTTTCCGCGCTGGAAAATATGTCTTTGGGATCCAGCTCGGCCTATACTGCCCAGACCTATACCGCCTACCATTTCAACACTGTCGGCGGTGAAAAGGCTTTTTACACGCTTTTCAGAGAAAAACTCAATGCCCTCTTGAATCCCGATTTCACCGACGAGGAAATCCGCAGGGAAGTCTGCCATATAGGCTACTCGCTCGACCCGCGTGACAGCAGTTTGAAACTCGAGGAGAAAGGCACTGTCTATACCGAGATGGTCTCCAGCTTTGAGCGTCCTTCCAGTTTCGTCTGGAGGGAAATGAGTGAGATGCTCTACGGTAGCGAGCATCCCCTCGGCAATACTTCCGGCGGTTTCCCGCCGGCTATCCGCGAGATGACGCCGGAAGACCTGCGCGAGTTTCATCACCGGGCATACTACCTGGGCAATATGGGTGCGATCGTATCTATTCCGGATGATATCGACCCGGGTGATTTTTTGAAAAAGACCTCTGCAATTCTCGATCACTGCCAGCCGGAAAAACGTGACTACGCAGAGATTGGAATCAGCAAATTCGATTTCCCGCCACCTGCGCCAAAAGCATTTCCGGGCGAGACAAAAATTCTAACGGTTCCTTCCAACAACCCTGATGATCCCGCCCAGATCATGTGTATCTGCCCGGCCAGTCTTAAACTGGATAATTTCGACAGTTTCATGCTCGACCTGTTCCTGTCAACATTCGCTTCCGGCACCACCTCGAACCTCTACAACCTGTTTATTAATTCACAAACCCGAGCAATAGACCTGGGAGCCAGCAACGCCTATGGGTACCACTATGACGCACAGGGAAATCCGATCGTGTTTGGCCTGGAGGGCGTCAAGAGCAATTACATCAATGAGGATACACTGGCAGAGGTCAGAAACATGATCGATATGGAATTGAAGAAAGTCCACTCCTATGCTGACGGTTCTGAAAAGCTGAAAAAGTTCAACGAAATCGCCCGTGGACACTTGACCCAGTCTAGCAAGCAGGTCGAAAAGTACCTGAATTCACCGCCGATGTTTGGATTCCGTCGCTCATCGGCAGGTGGCTGGTATTCCACCCTGGAACAACTCGAAAAAGAACAGGGCTTCCGCAAATCGATGGTATTCGATGAGTACTTCAAGCGCATGAATAACCTGCTCGACAGCGACAAAAATATCTGGAGAGACTATATTGAACAATGGAAACTCATCGGAACTGATTGCTATGTCCTCGGCACCAGCCCCTCCCCGGAAATTCTGGAAGAGCTCGCGCATGAAAAGGAAAAACGGATCAAGTCACACCTGGCTGAATACCGTGAGAGATACAACGCCAGCTCCGATATGGAAGCAATTGCTAAATTCAAAGAAGATTTCGATGCCAACACTGCCGAACTCGAACGGCTGGCCGAAAATGACGAGATTCCGGAGTTTATCGAGAATCCACCGATGACTATAGATGATCAGCTTAACTATACTGAATTGAAACTGGCCCATGATATTCCCATGGTAGCTTCGACTTTCGATAACATGACCACTTCTACTTTCGGTATCGCATTCAGGCTCAATGTCATCCCTGAAAAGGACATGCTCTATCTCTCTTTCCTGCCAGGCATTTTGACTTCCATTGGTGTAATCAAGGATGGAGATGTGATTCCGAATGAAGTCATGCGCCAGCGACTTCGTGAGGAGCTCATCAGCTACAATGCCTACACAGATTATTTTGCTGAAAGTGACCGGACAGAAATAGTGCTCAAAGCAACAGCTAACACTCCCGAGGAAATTAGAAACGGCCTGGGCTGGATGACCGCCTCGCTCACGAGTCCGTATCTCGAACCTGACAACCTTCCCCGCCTGCGTGATCTGTTGGACCAGTCACTTGTCAATCTGCGAAATGTAATGAAAGGTCGCGAAGAGGACTGGGTGCGATATCCGGCGGCGGCTTACCGCTACCAGGACAACCCCGTCATTATGTCGATCGACTGCTTTTTAACAAAAAGCCATAACCTGCAGAGACTGCGCTGGAAACTGGCTGATCCGGGCGATGAATCATCGACTGCATGGCTCGGAGAATACATCGATCAACTGGCTGACCTCGGTACTGGAAAAAACCGCGAGGAGCTCAAACATCTCCTGGAAAATCCACCGGTAATGCCAACATCCGAAAAAGCATCGGAGTGCGCGACACTGCTGGTAAACTCAATCAACAATACACTGGCCGACATCCCCGACGGCAGTCTGGCCCAGGATTACAAGTATCTGCTCATGACTGCCAGACAGGACCTGCTCCAGAAGCCAGAGTCCGCGTTGAATGAAATGAAAACCATGCTGGCGACGATCACCAGGGCCGACAACGCCCGTATGTTCATGATCTCCAACAGCGCTGACAGACAGGAAACGCTGGATGATATCAACGCCATGCTGGAGAAACTCGGCCATAGCCAGGCAAGCGTCTATGTCGATTACAGTGATCATCAGAGGATTGTAAGGCGACTGGCAACAAGAGTGGAGCTGGACCGGAATCCGGTCTATGTCGGCCTGGTCAATGAGAATACACATAACGGCGTGATGGTCTTCAGCGCACGCCATGCTGAACCTCATGACGCCGACCGCGAGGCCATACTGCGAACTCTCTCCGGGAAGCTCTTCTCCGGTGCGGGTGGTCATGGTCTGTTTATGCGCACCTGGGGAGCCGGTCTGGCATATTCCAACGGCTACTCGGTCGGACCTCGTTCGGGACGGGTATCTTACTATGCCGAACGCTGTCCAGATATCGCACAGACTATGAGGTTCGTGGTAGATGTGCTCAAAAACGCCGAAGATGATCCCGAGTTGATCAACTATGCTGTGGCCCAGATATTCGATTATTCCCGCTCCCCATCACGCTATGAAACCCGCGGTGAAGCGATGGCTTCCGACCTGGTCGACGGCTACACTCCCGACAAGGAACGAAACTATCGTCAGAGGGTACTCGAAATCAAGGAAAACACCGATTTAGCCAGCGAACTGTTTAAGCATATGGAAGATGCCTACGGTCCTGTGCTGATAGGTTACGGCAAACCTTTGAGTCAAAGCCAAAAAGGCACATTCTTCATCATCGGACCTGAAAAACAGTTTAAATCACTGGAAGAATATATCGGCTCGGTGGAAGAACCGCGCAAAGTGCACAAACTGTATCCGCGTGATTTCTGGCTGACCATATAGAACAGACAGCTTACGGGTATATATCAAATCCGCTCTGCTGAACGCGGGGCGGATTTTTAATTAGCTGATGAAACAGGTTGTCAAACAGAGACTGTCCGAGGCGGGTCTGATCTATGCCGCCGCGATCTGGGGTTCGACTTTTATCGTGGTTAAAGACGCACTTGCATATGTCGACCCGCTGGTTTTAGTGGCATATCGGTTCCTGCTGGCGGCCGCCTGCCTGGCTGTCTTCTGTTATTTATCAGGACGTAAACTGTTTCAAAACTTCAGCCATGGTATCGTGCTGGGTATTCTTCTATGGCTGATCTACATCCCCCAGACAATCGGGCTTGAGTTCACGACCGCATCTAATTCGGCTTTTATCACAGGTTTGTTCGTCGCGTTTGTGCCATTGTTTTCAATTTTGATGTTCAGGAAGATGCCCTCTCTACTGGGACTTGTCGGAACAGCGGTATCTCTATCCGGCCTGTGGATTTTGACCGGTGGTCTGACCGATATCAACCAGGGCGATATGATTACAATCATCTGTGCCATGGCCTACGCGGCTCATATCCTGGTGACTGACAGATATGTGCGCCTGAACGACGATCCCTACCTGCTCTCTTTCCAGCAGTTTTTATTCATCGGGGTAATCTCATTGATCATCGCGCTCCTGGCCGGAAAGCCCCTGACCGCATCGTCGTCACAAACCTATCTCGTAATCATTTTCCTGGCATTGTTTCCGACGCTTTCGGCATTTCTAATCCAGGTCAT harbors:
- a CDS encoding potassium transporter KefB; translation: MHEIPILRDVVVIFGVAVLVLLVFHRLRLPPIVGFLMTGMIIGPSGLSLVSSVHEVELLAEIGIILLLFTIGIEFSLTSLLRSKKAVLLGGSVQVILTILLTVLVARMFDVEPARALFYGMLVALSSTAIVLRTLQERAEIDSPPGRTSLAILIFQDIIIVPMIILTPFLSGTSEAASEPVWMIVLKAVGVIVLVVALARFVVPAVLGQVTRTRSRELFLLSIALIAIAVAWLTSKAGLSLSLGAFLAGLIISESEYSLQALDGILPFKDVFTSFFFVSVGMIADLNYIISHPIIIIVGALIVFIAKASLASLASFFLGLSLRAALVAGLALAQVGEFSFILSKVGVHYDLMSEDVYQLFIAVSIFTMAATPFVIAVSPRWAEKLSSIGFLKRLRPASFGELRKPSEQLNN
- a CDS encoding EamA family transporter → MKQVVKQRLSEAGLIYAAAIWGSTFIVVKDALAYVDPLVLVAYRFLLAAACLAVFCYLSGRKLFQNFSHGIVLGILLWLIYIPQTIGLEFTTASNSAFITGLFVAFVPLFSILMFRKMPSLLGLVGTAVSLSGLWILTGGLTDINQGDMITIICAMAYAAHILVTDRYVRLNDDPYLLSFQQFLFIGVISLIIALLAGKPLTASSSQTYLVIIFLALFPTLSAFLIQVIAQRHTAPVKVSLIFAFEPVFAAVFAWTLGGEELIAHRAVGGILIFLAIVIASLPEGKLFRKMARPRLK